One Egicoccus halophilus genomic region harbors:
- a CDS encoding RNA polymerase sigma factor, with protein sequence MAVVATDDEAFRAFVDREYRPLVRGLALYCGDAAVAEELAQDAFARAFQRWSSVSGMARPDAWLRTVAFNLARSRFRRRAAERRAYTRHGTGPASAPEVEVGGVQGHREPAPHARPRGHRDRGGRLPCLTSPTCSARPPRTPTARHRSTRSCVADSAVSAPCVPPSSACRSPWSLSRRWPWRASARRPDSCRPRGTSAWSDHRPAGHLTLMVVRSSRPRTSALPPVSSRVLPRRVER encoded by the coding sequence GTGGCAGTGGTGGCGACCGACGACGAGGCCTTCCGGGCCTTCGTGGACCGCGAGTACCGCCCACTTGTCCGCGGCCTCGCGCTGTACTGCGGCGATGCCGCGGTCGCCGAGGAGCTGGCGCAGGACGCCTTCGCCCGGGCCTTCCAGCGCTGGAGCAGCGTGTCGGGCATGGCCCGTCCGGACGCCTGGCTGCGCACGGTCGCCTTCAACCTCGCCCGGTCGCGGTTCCGTCGCCGGGCCGCGGAACGCCGGGCCTACACGCGGCACGGGACGGGGCCGGCGTCCGCACCCGAGGTCGAGGTCGGCGGCGTTCAAGGGCATCGAGAACCTGCGCCGCACGCTCGGCCACGAGGTCACCGCGATCGAGGAGGGCGCCTCCCATGCCTGACATCACCGACCTGCTCGGCCAGGCCGCCTCGGACGCCGACGGCCCGACACCGATCGACACGATCGTGCGTCGCGGACAGCGCCGTCAGCGCGCCGTGCGTGCCACCGTCGTCGGCGTGCCGCTCGCCGTGGTCGCTCTCGCGGCGGTGGCCGTGGCGGGCCTCGGCGCGCCGACCGGACTCGTGTCGACCCCGGGGCACGTCCGCATGGAGCGATCATCGCCCAGCGGGGCACCTGACGCTCATGGTGGTCCGTTCGTCGCGACCGCGAACATCCGCTCTGCCGCCCGTATCGTCCCGCGTCCTTCCGAGGCGCGTGGAACGTTGA
- a CDS encoding aldehyde dehydrogenase family protein, protein MAAAPRLDVRKTYKLYVGGAFPRSESGRVYEVSTADGTFVANAARASRKDVRDAVGAARKAQPGWAGATAYNRGQVLYRVAEVLEGRRAQFVDEVARAEGVKDKQAETLVDAAIDRWVWYAGWSDKFQAVHSTANPVAGPYFDLSVPEPTGVVGAIAPQASSLLGLVSVVAPIVVSGNTVVVVASQDRPLPAVTLGEVLATSDVPGGVINVLTGFADELAPVLAGHLDVNALDLSGFAGRDTTELQVAAAENVKRVLKVPDAEPDWTRTPYGPRRIVAFCETKTVWHPKGR, encoded by the coding sequence ATGGCCGCCGCCCCGCGACTCGACGTCCGCAAGACCTACAAGCTCTACGTCGGCGGCGCCTTCCCGCGTTCGGAGTCCGGCCGCGTCTACGAGGTCTCGACCGCCGACGGGACCTTCGTCGCCAACGCCGCCCGCGCGTCGCGCAAGGACGTGCGTGACGCCGTCGGCGCCGCCCGCAAGGCGCAGCCCGGCTGGGCGGGTGCCACCGCCTACAACCGTGGTCAGGTCCTGTACCGCGTCGCGGAGGTCCTCGAGGGCCGCCGGGCCCAGTTCGTCGACGAGGTCGCCCGCGCCGAGGGGGTCAAGGACAAGCAGGCGGAGACGCTGGTCGACGCCGCGATCGACCGTTGGGTCTGGTACGCGGGCTGGTCGGACAAGTTCCAGGCCGTGCACTCGACCGCCAACCCGGTCGCCGGACCGTACTTCGACCTGTCGGTGCCCGAGCCGACCGGCGTCGTCGGCGCGATCGCCCCGCAGGCGTCCTCGTTGCTCGGTCTGGTGTCAGTCGTCGCGCCGATCGTGGTCAGCGGCAACACCGTGGTGGTCGTCGCGAGCCAGGACCGCCCGTTGCCGGCGGTCACCCTCGGCGAGGTGCTCGCCACCTCCGACGTGCCCGGCGGGGTGATCAACGTGCTGACCGGCTTCGCCGACGAGCTCGCCCCGGTCCTGGCCGGCCACCTCGACGTCAACGCGCTCGACCTGTCCGGGTTCGCCGGCCGCGACACGACCGAACTGCAGGTCGCGGCGGCCGAGAACGTCAAGCGGGTGCTCAAGGTGCCGGACGCCGAACCGGACTGGACGCGCACGCCCTACGGCCCGCGTCGCATCGTGGCGTTCTGCGAGACCAAGACCGTCTGGCACCCCAAGGGCCGGTGA
- a CDS encoding type II toxin-antitoxin system VapC family toxin — protein sequence MIAYFDTSALIPLLIEEPGSERSGRVWDAAEHVTSVRLIYTEARAALAQAARLGRMAADDLAVAIEELGRLYDQLDLLEVDDLLVRRAGELAQRHALRGYDAVHLAAAERVQNSSAVMVAGDGDLCAAAEEIGLAVARTHGEGG from the coding sequence GTGATCGCCTACTTCGACACGTCCGCCCTGATCCCGCTCCTCATCGAGGAACCGGGCTCGGAACGGTCCGGACGGGTCTGGGACGCCGCGGAGCACGTCACCTCGGTACGTCTGATCTACACCGAGGCCCGCGCCGCGCTCGCACAGGCAGCCCGACTGGGGCGCATGGCGGCGGACGACCTCGCCGTCGCGATCGAGGAACTCGGCAGGCTCTATGACCAACTCGACCTGCTGGAGGTCGACGACCTGCTGGTGCGCCGTGCCGGCGAACTCGCCCAGCGCCATGCCCTGCGTGGCTACGACGCCGTTCACCTCGCCGCAGCCGAACGCGTCCAGAACAGCTCGGCGGTCATGGTCGCCGGCGATGGCGACCTGTGCGCAGCAGCCGAGGAGATCGGCTTGGCCGTCGCTCGAACCCACGGCGAGGGCGGGTGA
- the deoC gene encoding deoxyribose-phosphate aldolase, with the protein MTSSLVLPGDETDLREVTASESALRRFLHGLPGVDQVGVEKRVAQLGTRSIKTDAKAWALDLAIRAVDLTTLEGADTPGKVRSLCAKARRPDPADPDCPPVAAVCVYPDLVAVAVDALQGTDIDVASVATAFPSGRSSLDVKLADTRMAVEAGATEIDMVIDRGAFLSGRYGQVLEEIVAVKEACGDAHLKVILETGELATYDNVRRASWLALAGGGDFVKTSTGKVSPASTLPVTLVMLQAVRDFASVTGEFRGVKSAGGIRTAKDALKYLVLVNETAGPEWLRPDRFRFGASSLLNDLLMQRNKQRTGHYWTPDRVTID; encoded by the coding sequence ATGACCTCCTCCCTCGTCCTGCCCGGTGACGAGACCGACCTGCGCGAGGTGACCGCCTCCGAGTCGGCGCTGCGCCGGTTCCTGCACGGGCTCCCCGGTGTCGACCAGGTTGGTGTCGAGAAGCGCGTCGCGCAGCTCGGGACGCGTTCGATCAAGACCGACGCCAAGGCATGGGCGCTCGACCTGGCGATCCGCGCGGTCGACCTCACCACGCTCGAGGGCGCCGACACGCCCGGCAAGGTCCGCTCGCTGTGCGCCAAGGCGCGCCGGCCGGACCCGGCCGACCCGGACTGCCCGCCCGTCGCCGCCGTGTGCGTCTACCCGGACCTGGTCGCGGTGGCCGTCGACGCGCTGCAGGGCACCGACATCGACGTCGCCTCGGTCGCGACCGCGTTCCCGTCGGGGCGCTCGAGCCTGGACGTCAAGCTCGCCGACACGCGGATGGCGGTCGAGGCCGGCGCCACCGAGATCGACATGGTGATCGACCGGGGCGCGTTCCTGTCGGGCCGCTACGGGCAGGTCCTCGAGGAGATCGTGGCGGTCAAGGAGGCCTGCGGCGACGCCCACCTCAAGGTGATCCTGGAGACCGGGGAGCTCGCGACCTACGACAACGTGCGCCGGGCGTCGTGGTTGGCGCTGGCCGGCGGTGGCGACTTCGTCAAGACCTCCACCGGCAAGGTGTCGCCCGCGTCGACGCTGCCCGTCACGCTGGTGATGCTCCAGGCCGTGCGGGACTTCGCCTCGGTCACCGGCGAGTTCCGCGGCGTGAAGTCCGCCGGCGGGATCCGCACCGCGAAGGACGCGCTGAAGTACCTGGTGCTGGTCAACGAGACCGCCGGCCCGGAGTGGCTGCGTCCCGACCGGTTCCGTTTCGGCGCCTCCAGCCTGCTCAACGACCTGCTGATGCAACGCAACAAGCAGCGCACCGGCCACTACTGGACCCCAGACCGCGTCACGATCGACTGA
- a CDS encoding glycoside hydrolase family 15 protein, translated as MPLDPNPPFAPFEPVDGYLPIEDHGLIGDGVTTALVARDGSIPWACLPRFDSPATFAALLDRERGGHFTVQPEGLEAGRQRYVEDTGVLVTELRAADGTVEITDALTLQGGADLAEGVACDRQELVRLVRVTEGRVRLDVVLAPRSAGEVQRRSGGWYVRCSGPGSVDLQLFADRELDVPDDDGGDGVGLTAGIDLEEGDTLALSLGWRDSAHRFHPVRPAEAVEQTVEAWRRWIGCFRHDGPQTALVRRSALTLKMLDHFANGAMVAAPTASLPETIAGERNWDYRYAWIRDAAFSVYALRRVGMRAEASAFLGWVLDRVEPEDRPRVMYDIDGRQPVPEELDDELEGYRGSAPVRWGNAAAEQHQHDVFGEVLDCAYQWVDGDGHLDEHLWERLRGFVEHAAEEWDTPDHGIWEVRTPGRVFTYSAALCHVALDRGVRLAEDNGHGGDVDGWRTTAERIRDEILERAWDDERQTLTEHLGGGHLDASLLALPLRRVVPADHPRMVATTEAVVRELGAGDGLLFRYLPELSPDGLEGEEGAFLLCSFWLVDNLAGQGRLDEAEALYDSLCARANPLGLLPEQIDPATGAFLGNFPQAFSHVGVIASSVELARRRQEPA; from the coding sequence GTGCCGCTCGACCCGAACCCGCCGTTCGCGCCGTTCGAACCCGTCGACGGCTACCTGCCGATCGAGGATCACGGGCTGATCGGGGACGGCGTGACCACCGCGCTGGTCGCCCGCGACGGGTCCATCCCGTGGGCGTGTCTGCCCCGGTTCGACAGCCCGGCGACGTTCGCGGCGCTGCTGGACCGGGAACGCGGGGGCCACTTCACCGTCCAGCCCGAGGGGCTCGAGGCCGGCCGGCAGCGCTACGTCGAGGACACCGGCGTGCTCGTCACCGAGCTGCGCGCCGCCGACGGCACGGTCGAGATAACCGACGCGCTGACGTTGCAGGGCGGGGCCGACCTCGCCGAGGGCGTGGCGTGCGACCGCCAGGAGCTCGTCCGGCTCGTGCGCGTGACCGAGGGCCGGGTCCGGCTCGACGTCGTACTCGCCCCGCGCTCCGCCGGTGAGGTGCAACGGCGCAGCGGCGGGTGGTACGTGCGTTGCAGCGGCCCGGGCAGCGTCGACCTGCAGCTCTTCGCCGACCGTGAACTCGACGTGCCCGACGACGACGGTGGCGACGGCGTCGGCCTGACGGCGGGCATCGACCTCGAGGAGGGCGACACGCTGGCCCTGTCGCTGGGTTGGCGCGACAGCGCCCACCGGTTCCATCCGGTGCGTCCGGCCGAGGCGGTCGAGCAGACCGTCGAGGCGTGGCGGCGCTGGATCGGTTGCTTCCGCCACGACGGGCCGCAGACCGCCCTGGTGCGCCGCTCGGCGCTGACGCTCAAGATGCTCGACCACTTCGCCAACGGCGCGATGGTGGCGGCCCCGACCGCGTCGCTGCCGGAGACGATCGCGGGGGAGCGCAACTGGGACTACCGCTACGCCTGGATCCGCGACGCCGCGTTCTCGGTCTACGCCCTGCGACGGGTCGGCATGCGGGCGGAGGCGTCGGCGTTCCTCGGCTGGGTCCTCGACCGGGTCGAGCCCGAGGATCGTCCCCGGGTGATGTATGACATCGACGGCCGGCAGCCGGTGCCCGAGGAACTCGACGACGAACTCGAGGGCTACCGAGGATCCGCACCGGTGCGGTGGGGCAACGCCGCGGCCGAGCAGCACCAGCACGACGTGTTCGGCGAGGTGCTCGACTGCGCCTACCAGTGGGTCGACGGGGACGGACACCTCGACGAGCACCTGTGGGAACGTCTGCGCGGCTTCGTCGAGCACGCCGCCGAGGAGTGGGACACCCCCGACCACGGCATCTGGGAGGTCCGCACCCCGGGTCGGGTGTTCACCTATTCCGCCGCGCTGTGTCACGTCGCGCTCGACCGTGGCGTCCGGCTGGCCGAGGACAACGGTCACGGCGGCGACGTCGACGGGTGGCGGACGACGGCCGAGCGCATCCGGGACGAGATCCTCGAGCGTGCCTGGGACGACGAACGCCAGACGTTGACCGAGCATCTCGGCGGTGGTCACCTCGACGCGAGTCTGCTGGCCCTGCCGCTGCGGCGGGTCGTGCCCGCCGACCACCCGCGGATGGTCGCGACCACCGAAGCGGTGGTGCGGGAGCTCGGCGCCGGCGACGGGCTGCTGTTCCGCTACCTGCCCGAGCTCTCGCCCGATGGGCTGGAGGGGGAGGAGGGCGCCTTCCTTCTGTGCAGCTTCTGGCTGGTCGACAACCTGGCCGGTCAGGGACGGCTCGACGAAGCCGAGGCGCTGTACGACTCGTTGTGTGCCCGCGCCAACCCGCTCGGGCTGCTGCCCGAGCAGATCGACCCGGCCACCGGGGCCTTCCTCGGCAACTTTCCGCAGGCGTTCAGCCACGTCGGCGTCATCGCCAGCAGCGTGGAGCTCGCCCGACGACGACAGGAACCAGCGTGA
- a CDS encoding aldehyde dehydrogenase family protein: MADATVPDLITPTWDYAPAPEARDLATVRDAYRLFVDGEFVDPAEGGSFATISPATEEHLADVALATAPDVDRAVAAARTAFGTWSRLPGAERGKYLFRIARLLQERARELAVLETLDNGKPIRETRDVDVPTAAAHFFYHAGWADKLEWAGLGHDPAPVGVCGQVIPWNFPLLMLAWKVAPALACGNTVVLKPAETTPLSALLFAEICQQADLPPGVVNIVTGAGDTGAALVAHPDVDKVAFTGSTAVGKAIQRQLAGTGKRLTLELGGKAANIVFDDAPIDQAIEGIVDGIFFNQGHVCCAGSRLLVQESIHDLVIDKLQQRLGTLRLGNPLDKNTDIGAINSRDQLERITTLVDAGEAEGAQRWSPACELPERGFWFAPTVFTDVSQSSRIAQEEVFGPVLSVLSFRTAEEAVAKANNTPYGLSAGVWSEKGSRILWMADQLRAGVVWANTFNRFDPTSPFGGYKESGFGREGGIHGLAAYLQQEDY, encoded by the coding sequence GTGGCCGACGCCACCGTTCCCGACCTGATCACGCCGACGTGGGACTACGCGCCCGCGCCCGAGGCGCGCGATCTCGCCACCGTCCGCGACGCCTACCGGTTGTTCGTCGACGGCGAGTTCGTCGACCCGGCCGAGGGCGGCAGCTTCGCCACCATCTCCCCGGCCACCGAGGAGCACCTCGCCGACGTCGCGCTCGCGACCGCCCCCGACGTCGACCGGGCGGTCGCCGCCGCCCGCACGGCGTTCGGGACGTGGTCGAGGCTGCCCGGCGCCGAACGGGGCAAGTACCTCTTCCGCATCGCCCGACTGCTGCAGGAACGTGCCCGCGAGCTGGCCGTGCTCGAGACGCTCGACAACGGCAAGCCGATCCGCGAGACCCGCGACGTCGACGTTCCCACCGCCGCGGCGCACTTCTTCTACCACGCCGGCTGGGCCGACAAGCTCGAGTGGGCCGGGCTCGGCCACGACCCGGCGCCCGTCGGCGTGTGTGGCCAGGTCATCCCGTGGAACTTCCCGTTGCTGATGCTGGCCTGGAAGGTCGCCCCGGCGCTGGCGTGCGGCAACACGGTCGTGCTCAAGCCGGCCGAGACCACCCCGCTGTCGGCGCTGCTGTTCGCCGAGATCTGCCAGCAGGCCGACCTGCCCCCGGGCGTCGTGAACATCGTCACCGGCGCGGGGGACACCGGGGCGGCCCTGGTCGCGCACCCGGACGTCGACAAGGTCGCCTTCACCGGCTCGACCGCGGTCGGCAAGGCGATCCAGCGCCAGCTCGCCGGCACCGGCAAGCGGCTGACGCTCGAGCTCGGCGGCAAGGCCGCCAACATCGTGTTCGACGACGCGCCGATCGACCAGGCGATCGAGGGCATCGTCGACGGGATCTTCTTCAACCAGGGCCACGTGTGCTGCGCCGGCTCGCGGCTGCTGGTGCAGGAGTCGATCCACGACCTCGTGATCGACAAGCTGCAGCAGCGGCTCGGCACCCTGCGCCTGGGGAACCCGCTGGACAAGAACACCGACATCGGCGCGATCAACTCCCGCGACCAGCTCGAGCGGATCACCACGCTGGTCGACGCCGGCGAGGCCGAGGGTGCCCAGCGTTGGTCGCCGGCCTGCGAACTGCCCGAACGCGGGTTCTGGTTCGCGCCCACGGTGTTCACCGACGTGAGCCAGTCCTCGCGCATCGCCCAGGAGGAGGTCTTCGGCCCGGTGCTCAGCGTGCTGAGCTTCCGCACCGCCGAGGAGGCGGTCGCCAAGGCGAACAACACCCCCTACGGGCTGTCGGCCGGCGTGTGGTCCGAGAAGGGCTCGCGCATCCTGTGGATGGCCGATCAGCTGCGCGCCGGCGTGGTGTGGGCCAACACCTTCAACCGCTTCGACCCCACCAGCCCGTTCGGTGGCTACAAGGAGTCCGGGTTCGGCCGCGAGGGCGGCATCCACGGCCTGGCCGCCTACCTGCAGCAGGAGGACTACTGA
- a CDS encoding ABC transporter ATP-binding protein, producing the protein MSPVADPELVLVGVTRRFGEVVALDRLDLTIARGEVVGLLGHNGAGKTTTVRLLAGLLAADGGTVRVGGLDPTVDGATVRRRLGVLPADPVVDRRMTAAQNLAFAADVFGMAEAGLDARIDAALERFGLAGRGDDEVAGFSTGMRQRLSLARVLLPDPEVLLLDEPTAALDPIAARQVRRELAMLAAEEGRTVVVATHDLAEAELLCDRVVVLERGRIVVDGSPAELAAAHGTGGLLLEVAPDQVDIVHRRLSRLAAVRDVEIDAAGRVRARGVPRDEIPGLVWALAAAELAVYEVRRLDPTLEEVYLALHDRAPVRAEAPGTDDGGGG; encoded by the coding sequence ATGTCCCCTGTTGCCGATCCCGAGCTGGTGCTCGTGGGCGTCACCCGCCGCTTCGGTGAGGTCGTCGCCCTCGACCGGCTCGACCTGACCATCGCCCGTGGCGAGGTCGTCGGCCTGCTCGGACACAACGGCGCCGGCAAGACCACCACGGTGCGCCTGCTCGCCGGGCTGCTCGCGGCCGACGGGGGGACCGTGCGCGTCGGCGGGCTCGACCCGACCGTGGACGGCGCGACGGTGCGTCGCCGGCTGGGCGTGCTGCCGGCGGATCCGGTGGTGGACCGACGGATGACCGCAGCGCAGAACCTCGCCTTCGCGGCGGACGTGTTCGGTATGGCCGAGGCCGGGCTCGACGCCCGCATCGACGCGGCGCTGGAACGGTTCGGGCTCGCCGGCCGCGGGGACGACGAGGTGGCCGGCTTCTCGACCGGGATGCGTCAGCGACTGTCGCTGGCCCGGGTCCTGCTGCCGGACCCCGAGGTGCTCCTGCTCGACGAGCCGACCGCCGCCCTCGATCCGATCGCGGCCCGGCAGGTCCGCCGGGAGCTCGCCATGCTCGCGGCCGAGGAGGGCCGCACCGTCGTGGTCGCGACCCACGACCTCGCCGAGGCCGAACTGCTGTGCGACCGCGTGGTCGTGCTCGAACGTGGCCGGATCGTGGTCGACGGCAGCCCCGCCGAACTCGCCGCCGCCCATGGCACCGGCGGCCTGCTGCTCGAGGTCGCACCCGACCAGGTCGACATCGTGCACCGTCGGCTGTCGCGGCTGGCCGCCGTCCGCGACGTCGAGATCGACGCGGCCGGGCGCGTGCGGGCCCGTGGCGTCCCACGCGACGAGATCCCTGGACTGGTGTGGGCGCTCGCCGCCGCCGAGCTCGCCGTGTACGAGGTGCGCCGCCTCGACCCGACGCTCGAGGAGGTCTACCTCGCCCTGCACGACCGTGCGCCGGTCCGTGCCGAGGCTCCCGGGACCGACGACGGAGGTGGCGGATGA
- a CDS encoding ABC transporter permease subunit yields the protein MNWRGIGAVVRRDLRLVWGSKSVVVPSIVVPALLLVVLPALAGAIPRFVDVVGTNDIDALLRALPPGVVAGLSADPGLMVAEVAVTWLLAPLVLLVPVMFAAVVAADGIAGEKERGTLEGLLLTPLTDRELATAKLVAAWIPAAVLGVGGAVLYATVANLAVGTQVGRLVLPTAEFALMALWVGPTFAAAAMAAVSLISARAKTTQEAFQLGGVVVIPVVVMLVSQASGALLLSTWLLVGAGLIALAIAAALLRSATRALSRGRLGVRLT from the coding sequence ATGAACTGGCGGGGGATCGGCGCGGTCGTGCGACGCGACCTGCGCCTGGTGTGGGGCAGCAAGTCGGTGGTGGTGCCCTCGATCGTGGTGCCGGCGCTGCTGCTGGTGGTCCTGCCGGCGCTCGCCGGCGCGATCCCGCGCTTCGTGGACGTGGTGGGCACCAACGACATCGACGCGTTGCTGCGTGCACTGCCGCCGGGGGTCGTCGCCGGTCTCTCCGCCGATCCCGGGCTGATGGTCGCCGAGGTGGCGGTGACCTGGCTGCTCGCGCCGCTGGTGCTGCTCGTCCCCGTGATGTTCGCTGCGGTCGTCGCCGCCGACGGCATCGCCGGGGAGAAGGAACGCGGGACCCTCGAGGGGCTGCTGCTCACCCCGCTGACCGACCGCGAGCTGGCCACCGCCAAGCTGGTCGCGGCCTGGATCCCCGCCGCGGTACTGGGCGTCGGCGGGGCGGTGCTGTACGCGACCGTGGCCAACCTGGCGGTCGGCACCCAGGTCGGCCGGCTGGTGCTGCCGACCGCGGAGTTCGCCCTGATGGCGCTGTGGGTCGGTCCGACCTTCGCGGCGGCGGCGATGGCGGCGGTGTCGTTGATCTCCGCGCGGGCGAAGACCACCCAGGAGGCGTTCCAGCTCGGCGGCGTGGTGGTGATCCCGGTGGTGGTGATGCTGGTCAGCCAGGCGAGCGGGGCGCTGCTGCTGTCGACGTGGCTGCTCGTCGGTGCCGGTCTCATCGCGCTCGCGATCGCCGCCGCACTGCTGCGGTCGGCGACCCGGGCGCTCTCGCGCGGTCGGCTCGGGGTCCGCTTGACCTGA
- a CDS encoding EamA family transporter: MTRTGNRALTQRLRRARPLARVDGPSASGPDSSSNSGSGSGTGTRSRLERRTVLVVLALFAVYVVWGSTFLAIKVAIETIPPFTMMAIRFAIAGSVLFAWAVRRGDRAGDRVTLRQWRHAVTTGALLLVGGTGLVSLAQTRISSGTAALLCATVPLWMALLGRGMFGERLSPRAWLGLLIGFGGVAALVDPRGGGHLGAMLLVLVATLAWAAGSMRSRTADAPSRPLVAAAMEMLGAALVFSIIAVGSGEASGVVWSAIGIDAILALVYLTTAGSLLAFTAYSWLLRNASTTLVGTYAYVNPVVAVLLGWAFAGELVTGRTVVAGAIILGSVVLLITGRPGEPVPAQATSGGDVFAGEARWHRAKRRVGQLPSAARLYRRPGVEGPRPARRDQEPAWETRTR; this comes from the coding sequence ATGACCAGGACCGGCAACCGGGCCCTGACGCAGCGCCTGCGTCGGGCCCGCCCCCTCGCGCGCGTCGACGGGCCCTCCGCTTCCGGCCCGGACTCAAGCTCGAACTCGGGCTCGGGCTCGGGCACCGGCACACGGTCGCGACTCGAGCGCCGCACCGTCCTGGTCGTGCTCGCGCTGTTCGCCGTCTACGTGGTGTGGGGCTCGACGTTCCTGGCCATCAAGGTCGCGATCGAGACCATCCCGCCGTTCACCATGATGGCGATCCGGTTCGCGATCGCCGGGTCCGTCCTGTTCGCGTGGGCCGTGCGGCGCGGGGACCGGGCCGGCGACCGGGTCACGCTGCGCCAGTGGCGTCACGCGGTGACGACCGGCGCGCTGCTGCTCGTCGGCGGCACCGGCCTGGTGTCGCTCGCGCAGACCCGCATCTCGTCGGGGACCGCCGCGCTGCTGTGCGCCACGGTGCCGCTGTGGATGGCCCTGCTCGGTCGCGGCATGTTCGGCGAGCGGCTCTCGCCACGGGCGTGGCTGGGGCTGCTGATCGGCTTCGGCGGGGTGGCCGCGCTGGTCGACCCCCGCGGTGGCGGTCACCTCGGCGCCATGCTGCTGGTGCTGGTCGCCACCCTCGCGTGGGCGGCCGGCTCGATGCGCAGCCGCACCGCCGACGCCCCGTCACGGCCGTTGGTGGCCGCGGCGATGGAGATGCTCGGCGCCGCGCTGGTGTTCTCGATCATCGCCGTCGGCTCCGGTGAGGCCTCGGGCGTGGTGTGGAGTGCGATCGGGATCGACGCGATCCTCGCGCTGGTCTACCTCACCACGGCGGGCTCGCTGTTGGCCTTCACGGCCTACAGCTGGCTGCTGCGCAACGCCTCGACGACGCTGGTCGGGACCTACGCCTACGTCAACCCGGTGGTCGCCGTGCTGCTCGGCTGGGCGTTCGCGGGGGAGCTCGTCACGGGTCGCACCGTGGTCGCGGGCGCGATCATCCTCGGGTCGGTGGTGCTGCTGATCACCGGCCGACCCGGCGAGCCCGTCCCCGCCCAGGCCACCTCCGGTGGTGACGTGTTCGCCGGTGAGGCGCGCTGGCACCGTGCCAAGCGCCGGGTCGGCCAGCTACCGTCCGCCGCGCGGCTGTACCGCCGTCCCGGCGTGGAGGGGCCACGCCCGGCCCGACGCGACCAGGAACCGGCATGGGAGACGCGCACGCGGTGA
- a CDS encoding type II toxin-antitoxin system Phd/YefM family antitoxin, whose protein sequence is MAEAGVRELRDHLSRYLERVRAGEELTVTDRGRPIARLVPVGSTNTFDRLIDEGLVVPAASRRRARPRTRVPATAPISGLVGEQRR, encoded by the coding sequence ATGGCCGAGGCCGGGGTACGAGAGCTGCGTGACCATCTGAGTCGCTACCTCGAGCGCGTCAGGGCAGGCGAGGAGCTGACCGTCACGGATCGGGGCCGTCCGATCGCACGGCTGGTCCCCGTGGGAAGCACGAACACCTTCGATCGGCTGATCGACGAGGGCCTCGTCGTGCCCGCGGCCTCCCGCCGCCGCGCACGACCGAGGACCCGCGTCCCCGCGACCGCGCCGATCAGTGGGCTGGTGGGCGAGCAACGTCGGTGA
- a CDS encoding MOSC domain-containing protein: MGDAHAVNPSTAHVLAVCVGRARPTAHSTVGATAIDKRPVDGPVIADVAGLAGDEQSDRTFHGGLDQALYAYAQEDADAWAAELDRDLPPGVFGENLRVVGLEVSHARIGEVWRIGGCTVQVTAPRTPCRTFAAFWDVPDLVRRFLAAGRPGAYLRVLVPGPIQAGDQVLLVEAPPTDVTVAEVVRIFTRDRAEATRLVGLPGLSERLTNWAAARTTGRTV; this comes from the coding sequence ATGGGAGACGCGCACGCGGTGAACCCGTCCACCGCTCACGTGCTCGCCGTGTGCGTCGGCCGGGCCCGCCCGACCGCGCACAGCACCGTCGGGGCCACCGCGATCGACAAGCGGCCCGTCGACGGTCCGGTCATCGCCGACGTCGCCGGGCTCGCCGGTGACGAACAGTCCGACCGGACGTTCCACGGTGGCCTCGACCAGGCCCTGTACGCCTACGCACAGGAGGACGCCGACGCCTGGGCGGCCGAGCTCGACCGCGACCTGCCACCCGGCGTCTTCGGGGAGAACCTGCGGGTGGTCGGCCTCGAGGTGTCGCACGCCCGCATCGGCGAGGTGTGGCGGATCGGTGGCTGCACGGTGCAGGTCACCGCGCCGCGGACGCCGTGTCGCACGTTCGCGGCCTTCTGGGACGTGCCGGACCTGGTGCGTCGCTTCCTCGCCGCCGGTCGGCCGGGTGCCTACCTGCGCGTGCTGGTCCCCGGCCCGATCCAGGCCGGTGACCAGGTCCTGCTCGTGGAGGCGCCGCCGACCGACGTGACGGTCGCCGAGGTCGTGCGCATCTTCACCCGCGACCGCGCCGAGGCGACACGGCTGGTCGGGCTGCCCGGCCTGTCGGAGCGCCTGACCAACTGGGCCGCCGCCCGCACCACCGGGCGGACCGTCTGA